A region from the Falco rusticolus isolate bFalRus1 chromosome 4, bFalRus1.pri, whole genome shotgun sequence genome encodes:
- the NPW gene encoding neuropeptide W translates to MPRGRLSGGAWGALVLLGLMLPAGAWYKHVASPRYHTVGRASGLLMGVRRSPYLWRRELPAEPPRRPGADTPAAPPPPPGRPVGDTPPAAPPPPGPGRLLQRLLRRGWGVPAGVPARPPPAPHPRPAELSFSRLKTWL, encoded by the exons ATGCCGAGGGGGCGGCTGTCAGGGGGCGCCTGGGGggccctggtgctgctggggctgatgCTGCCGGCCGGCGCTTGGTACAAGCACGTCGCCAGCCCCCGGTACCACACGGTGGGGCGCGCCTCGGGGCTGCTCATGGGGGTCCGCCGTTCCCCCTACCTCTGGCGCCGGGAGCTGCCGGCCGAGCCCCCCCGGCGCCCCGGGGCAGAcacccccgccgcccccccgccgcccccgggccgccccgtCGGGGACacgccgccggccgccccgccgccgcccggtCCCGGCCGCCTCCTGCAGCGCCTGCtccggcggggctggggggtccccgcgggggtccccgcccggcccccgcccgcgccccaCCCGCGCCCCGCCGAGCTCAG CTTCTCCCGCTTGAAGACGTGGCTCTGA